One segment of Pasteurella skyensis DNA contains the following:
- the iolD gene encoding 3D-(3,5/4)-trihydroxycyclohexane-1,2-dione acylhydrolase (decyclizing), with amino-acid sequence MKTTRLTVAQALIKFLDNQYIEVDGQVTKFVEGVFGIFGHGNVLGLGQALEQDCGNLIVRQGRNEQGMAHVAIGFAKQHARKKIYACTSSVGPGAANMITAAATASANRIPLLLLPGDVFATRQPDPVLQQIEQPYDLSISTNDAFKAVSKYWDRINRPEQLMSACINAMRVLTDPAETGAVTLALPQDVQAEAYDFPDYFLEKRIHHIERVTPADSTIKMALKLIKNKKKPLIICGGGVRYSGAAEELKQFAKSFNIPFAETQAGKSAVISDYPLNVGGVGETGCLSANLLAKEADLVIGIGTRYTDFTTSSKWIFQNPEVKFLNINVARFDAYKLDGLQIVADAKETLAQLTTSLKYIGYSAQWDDQIVEAKQQFKQELERVRNITYTGEDFIPEIDDRLDKKAVFAEFQKITQSCLTQSRVLGILNEYLGKDDVIVGAAGSLPGDLQRTWQTKGEGTYHLEYGYSCMGYEVSASLGVKLAQPEREVYTLLGDGSYMMLHSELVTSIQENKKINVIVFDNMANGCINNLQIGNGMDSFCTEFRFRNESSNQLNGGLVPVDFAMNGASYGCKTYKVTTEEELLFALEDAKKQTVSTLIDVKVLPKTMVHGYGSWWHVGVAEVSDKETIQQAYQNAQKHINEARRY; translated from the coding sequence ATGAAAACGACTAGACTTACAGTTGCACAGGCACTCATTAAGTTTTTAGATAATCAATATATAGAAGTTGATGGTCAAGTAACAAAATTTGTTGAGGGTGTTTTTGGTATATTCGGTCACGGTAATGTATTAGGCTTAGGACAGGCTCTTGAACAAGACTGTGGTAATTTAATTGTTAGACAAGGGCGTAATGAGCAAGGTATGGCTCACGTTGCAATCGGTTTTGCAAAACAACACGCACGCAAGAAAATTTATGCCTGTACCTCTTCTGTTGGTCCAGGTGCTGCAAATATGATTACCGCAGCTGCCACTGCAAGTGCAAACCGTATTCCTCTTTTACTACTGCCAGGTGATGTGTTTGCGACTCGTCAACCCGATCCAGTCTTACAACAAATTGAGCAACCTTATGATTTAAGCATTAGTACCAATGATGCGTTTAAGGCAGTAAGCAAATATTGGGATAGAATCAATCGCCCAGAACAGCTTATGAGTGCTTGTATCAATGCAATGCGAGTATTAACTGATCCAGCAGAAACAGGGGCTGTAACCCTTGCTCTACCTCAAGATGTACAAGCAGAAGCTTATGATTTCCCTGATTATTTCCTAGAAAAACGTATCCACCATATCGAACGTGTTACACCAGCTGATTCAACCATAAAAATGGCTCTTAAACTGATTAAGAATAAGAAAAAGCCATTAATTATCTGTGGTGGTGGCGTGCGTTATTCTGGCGCTGCAGAAGAATTAAAACAATTTGCGAAAAGTTTCAATATTCCATTTGCTGAAACACAAGCAGGAAAAAGTGCGGTTATTTCCGACTATCCTTTAAATGTAGGCGGTGTGGGAGAAACAGGTTGTTTATCAGCAAACTTACTCGCTAAAGAAGCAGATTTAGTCATTGGAATTGGAACTCGTTATACTGATTTCACCACTTCTTCAAAATGGATATTCCAAAATCCTGAGGTTAAATTCTTAAATATTAATGTAGCACGTTTTGATGCTTATAAATTAGATGGTCTTCAAATTGTGGCAGATGCGAAAGAAACCCTTGCACAATTAACCACTTCTTTAAAATATATTGGTTACTCTGCTCAATGGGATGATCAAATTGTAGAAGCAAAACAACAATTTAAACAAGAATTAGAGCGTGTTCGTAATATTACCTATACTGGTGAAGATTTTATTCCAGAAATTGATGATCGATTAGATAAAAAAGCGGTATTTGCAGAATTCCAAAAAATCACCCAATCTTGCTTAACACAAAGCCGTGTGCTTGGCATTCTTAATGAATATTTAGGTAAAGATGATGTAATTGTTGGTGCTGCGGGTAGTTTACCAGGAGATTTACAACGTACTTGGCAAACCAAAGGTGAAGGAACTTATCATCTTGAATATGGCTACTCTTGTATGGGCTATGAAGTCAGTGCCTCACTTGGTGTAAAACTTGCTCAGCCTGAGCGTGAAGTTTATACCCTACTTGGCGATGGTTCTTATATGATGTTGCATTCTGAATTAGTGACTTCAATTCAAGAAAACAAAAAAATCAATGTTATCGTTTTTGATAATATGGCAAATGGTTGTATCAATAACTTACAAATTGGCAATGGAATGGATAGTTTCTGTACTGAATTCCGCTTTAGAAATGAAAGTTCAAATCAATTAAATGGTGGACTTGTTCCTGTTGATTTTGCGATGAATGGTGCTTCTTATGGCTGTAAAACTTACAAAGTGACCACAGAAGAAGAGCTTCTCTTTGCATTAGAAGATGCAAAAAAACAAACTGTTTCTACATTAATTGATGTAAAAGTATTACCAAAAACAATGGTTCACGGTTATGGCAGTTGGTGGCACGTTGGTGTTGCGGAGGTTTCTGATAAAGAAACTATTCAACAAGCATACCAAAATGCTCAAAAACACATAAACGAAGCTCGTCGTTACTAA
- the iolE gene encoding myo-inosose-2 dehydratase — protein MKAENVKLGIAPIGWTNDDLPELGAENTFEQCVSEMALAGFTGCEVGNKYPRDVKELKHKLDLRGIQICNAWFSTFFVDGKKEETIAEFIKHRDFLHAMGAKVIGCSEQSRSIQGQKKAIFKEKTTFNDAEWQLLAEGYNALAKLAAEKGMKVSLHHHMGTGVQTPEEVDRYMEMTNDDVYLLFDSGHIYYSEGSQKAMLDMLEKYIDRICHVHLKDVRDEVVAEVKENDLSFLEGVKKGTFTVPGDGIIDFKPIFEILDKHNYKGWMVVEAEQDPALANPFEYALKGRKYIKDVAGI, from the coding sequence ATGAAAGCTGAAAATGTAAAATTAGGTATTGCGCCTATTGGTTGGACAAATGATGATTTACCAGAATTAGGTGCTGAAAATACTTTTGAACAATGTGTGAGTGAAATGGCTCTAGCAGGATTCACAGGTTGTGAGGTGGGAAATAAATACCCTCGTGATGTTAAGGAATTAAAACATAAACTAGATCTACGTGGTATCCAAATTTGTAATGCGTGGTTTAGTACATTCTTTGTTGACGGTAAAAAAGAAGAAACTATCGCTGAATTTATTAAACACCGTGATTTTCTACATGCAATGGGTGCAAAAGTAATTGGTTGTTCGGAACAAAGCCGTAGTATTCAAGGGCAGAAAAAAGCAATCTTTAAAGAAAAAACGACTTTTAATGATGCTGAATGGCAACTGCTTGCTGAAGGTTATAACGCACTGGCTAAACTTGCCGCAGAAAAAGGAATGAAAGTCAGCTTACACCATCATATGGGAACAGGTGTCCAAACCCCAGAAGAAGTGGATCGCTATATGGAAATGACTAACGATGACGTTTATTTACTCTTCGATTCAGGACATATTTACTACTCAGAAGGCTCACAAAAAGCAATGTTAGATATGCTTGAAAAATATATCGATCGCATTTGTCACGTTCACTTAAAAGATGTGCGTGATGAAGTGGTTGCAGAAGTAAAAGAAAATGATCTTAGCTTCTTAGAAGGAGTTAAAAAAGGCACATTTACTGTACCGGGTGATGGTATCATTGATTTCAAACCTATTTTTGAAATTTTAGATAAACACAACTACAAAGGTTGGATGGTTGTAGAAGCAGAGCAAGATCCTGCGTTAGCAAACCCATTTGAATATGCCCTAAAAGGACGTAAATATATCAAAGATGTTGCTGGAATTTAA
- the iolB gene encoding 5-deoxy-glucuronate isomerase, whose protein sequence is MSYLLSKSKKHHPEANGQVQKITPESAGWEYVGFEMFHLKEKQTLSFDTEDTEVCFVIMAGKATLTIGNETFTKIGNRSTPFERIPPYSLYVPHSQTVNIIAETTLELAVCRAPSQGNLPVRLITPEEVGVEHRGYGYNKRLVHNILPETEPADSLLVVEVFTDEGNTSSYPSHKHDQKESETETYLEETYYHRFDPPQGFAMQRVYTDDRSLDECMAVYDGDVVQVPKGYHPMATVAGYNNYYLNVMAGPVRKWRFTWEADHLWVNSEEYANKFK, encoded by the coding sequence ATGAGTTATTTACTTTCTAAATCTAAAAAACATCACCCTGAAGCTAATGGACAGGTGCAAAAAATCACACCTGAAAGTGCAGGTTGGGAATATGTTGGTTTTGAAATGTTTCATTTAAAAGAAAAACAAACGCTTTCTTTTGATACTGAAGATACCGAAGTTTGTTTTGTTATAATGGCAGGCAAAGCAACGTTAACCATAGGAAATGAAACATTTACTAAAATAGGTAATCGTTCAACACCATTTGAACGAATTCCACCTTATTCACTTTATGTTCCACATAGCCAAACAGTCAATATTATCGCAGAAACAACGCTCGAATTAGCGGTTTGCCGAGCTCCAAGTCAAGGTAACTTACCTGTTCGTCTTATCACACCAGAAGAGGTTGGTGTGGAACATCGTGGCTATGGTTATAATAAACGTCTCGTTCACAATATCTTACCTGAAACTGAACCTGCTGATAGCTTACTTGTCGTTGAAGTCTTTACAGATGAAGGTAATACAAGTTCATATCCAAGCCATAAACACGATCAAAAAGAGAGTGAAACAGAAACTTATTTAGAAGAAACCTACTATCATCGTTTTGATCCGCCACAAGGTTTTGCAATGCAACGTGTTTATACTGATGACCGTAGTCTTGATGAGTGTATGGCTGTTTATGATGGCGATGTTGTGCAAGTACCAAAAGGCTACCATCCTATGGCAACGGTAGCGGGATATAACAACTACTATCTCAATGTGATGGCAGGTCCTGTTCGTAAGTGGCGTTTCACTTGGGAAGCCGATCATTTATGGGTAAATAGTGAAGAATATGCCAATAAATTTAAGTAA
- a CDS encoding sugar ABC transporter substrate-binding protein, whose amino-acid sequence MKKVLLATLCGALLSSQVAMAKNLVVGAPMVSFSDKWQTYLQDAIRDFDKKHDDVEFRLSDANADAARLLNDVETFIDQGVDALLVVPTDPEIVKAIGRKAKKAGIPLVIVNRKPLEDSMKYVTSYVGSDEVEGGRLQGQFIADTLKGKDAKGIILMGPLGLDAQIKRTQGNKEIFEKNPNIKIIAEQEGKWDRAKGLEITENLLAAHKDINVIVSNNDEMAIGAILASRKLKVNDNDIIIVGLDATPDALEYLGDGLDATVFQSAQGQGQTGAEMAYLAAQGKEVPKLKMVPFELVTVDKKAEYQAKYKK is encoded by the coding sequence ATGAAAAAAGTATTATTAGCAACATTGTGTGGAGCATTATTAAGCTCTCAAGTCGCAATGGCCAAAAATCTTGTTGTTGGTGCACCAATGGTTTCATTTTCAGATAAATGGCAAACTTATTTACAAGATGCTATTCGTGATTTTGATAAAAAACATGATGATGTTGAATTCAGATTATCAGATGCAAATGCAGATGCTGCACGTTTATTAAATGATGTTGAAACATTTATTGATCAAGGGGTAGATGCATTATTGGTTGTTCCTACAGATCCAGAAATTGTTAAAGCAATTGGTCGTAAGGCTAAAAAAGCAGGTATTCCATTAGTAATTGTAAATCGTAAACCACTAGAAGATTCAATGAAATATGTAACAAGTTATGTAGGTTCTGATGAAGTTGAAGGTGGACGTCTTCAAGGTCAATTTATTGCAGATACTCTAAAAGGTAAAGATGCAAAAGGTATTATTCTTATGGGTCCTTTAGGTCTAGATGCTCAGATCAAAAGAACGCAAGGAAATAAAGAAATTTTTGAGAAAAATCCTAATATCAAAATTATTGCTGAACAAGAAGGTAAATGGGATCGTGCAAAAGGTCTAGAAATTACAGAGAACCTTTTAGCTGCACATAAAGATATTAACGTAATTGTTAGTAATAATGATGAAATGGCAATTGGTGCGATTTTGGCAAGTCGTAAACTTAAAGTAAATGATAATGATATTATTATTGTTGGTTTGGATGCAACACCTGATGCATTGGAATATTTAGGTGATGGGCTTGATGCAACCGTATTCCAATCTGCTCAAGGTCAAGGCCAAACTGGTGCTGAAATGGCTTATTTAGCCGCACAAGGTAAGGAAGTACCAAAACTAAAAATGGTACCATTTGAGCTTGTGACAGTAGATAAAAAAGCAGAATATCAAGCAAAATATAAAAAATAA
- the iolG gene encoding inositol 2-dehydrogenase: protein MYNVALLGAGRIGLVHAVNIVNHPETTLYSVADPYEPNAKKMAEKYGCKIQTIEEVMADPNVHAVLIASATDTHADLIELSARAGKTIFCEKPIHLDMARVKECLKVVEEYNVPLFIGFNRRYDPQFRQVKERLQQGQIGKPESLIIISRDPSPPPAAYVKVSGGLFRDMAIHDFDMARFIMGEDPVSVYASGSCLVNPEIGEAGDIDTAFVVMRFPSGAMATISNTRRSGYGYDQRLELHGEKGVLTAKNIYEDSVELWTDEGCKYAKPEFFFLQRYDAAYKAEWEHFVDILNGKAKPATTGIDGMQALYLADKALESLQTGKEVKL, encoded by the coding sequence ATGTATAATGTTGCTTTATTAGGTGCAGGTCGTATCGGTCTTGTTCACGCTGTAAATATCGTAAACCACCCAGAAACCACTCTTTATTCTGTGGCAGATCCGTATGAACCAAATGCGAAAAAAATGGCAGAAAAATACGGCTGTAAAATTCAAACAATTGAAGAAGTGATGGCAGATCCAAATGTTCACGCGGTACTTATCGCTTCTGCAACAGATACTCACGCAGATTTGATTGAATTATCTGCAAGAGCAGGAAAAACCATTTTCTGTGAAAAACCTATCCATTTAGATATGGCTCGTGTAAAAGAGTGTTTAAAAGTGGTTGAAGAGTACAATGTGCCACTATTCATCGGTTTTAACCGTCGTTACGATCCACAATTTAGACAAGTAAAAGAGCGTTTACAACAAGGTCAAATTGGTAAACCTGAATCACTCATTATCATCTCTCGTGACCCGTCACCACCACCAGCAGCTTATGTAAAAGTATCAGGTGGATTATTCCGTGATATGGCAATTCACGATTTTGATATGGCTCGTTTCATTATGGGCGAAGATCCAGTATCTGTTTATGCAAGTGGTAGTTGCTTAGTCAATCCTGAAATTGGTGAAGCGGGGGATATCGATACTGCGTTTGTTGTAATGCGTTTCCCATCTGGTGCAATGGCAACCATTTCTAATACTCGCCGTAGTGGTTATGGCTACGACCAACGCCTTGAATTACACGGCGAAAAAGGAGTACTTACAGCGAAAAATATCTATGAAGACAGCGTTGAACTCTGGACAGATGAAGGTTGCAAATACGCAAAACCTGAATTCTTCTTCTTACAACGTTATGATGCAGCTTATAAAGCAGAATGGGAACACTTTGTTGATATTCTAAATGGCAAAGCAAAACCAGCCACAACAGGTATTGATGGAATGCAAGCACTTTATCTTGCAGATAAAGCCCTTGAATCACTTCAAACTGGTAAAGAAGTAAAACTGTAA
- a CDS encoding bifunctional 5-dehydro-2-deoxygluconokinase/5-dehydro-2-deoxyphosphogluconate aldolase, which translates to MKSVEKKLDLICLGRVAVDLYGQQIGARLENMGTFSKYLGGSSGNVAYGTAIQGVKSSMLARVGDEHMGRFLKEELESVGVDTSHLITDKDRLTALVLLGIKDEDTFPLIFYRDNCADMAITKDDFTEEYIASAKALAITGTHLSHPNTREAVLTALEYAGRNGVKRLLDIDYRPVLWGLTSLGDGETRYIDSEAVTKSLQEVLHHFDVLVGTEEEFHIAGGSTDTLTALKNVRKFSQATLVCKRGALGCSVFEGELPDDLDGGLNVYGVRVAVLNVLGAGDAFMSGLIRGYINNEGWEQSCRYANACGALVVSRHGCAPAMPTKEELDDYLSRAESVPRPDLDDKLNHLHRVTTRKKQWDDLCIFAFDHRKQLVDMANECGAELTRIPKLKKLLLKAAEQTAQQEGISNGNAGILADTTFGQAALNEITGKNWWIGRPIEEPSSRPLSLEHGDLGTQLASWPLEQVVKCLAFYHPTDDEAMKTVQDTKLKEVYQACCHTGHELLLEIILPAEMEKQERYYAQMLQHFYDIGIKPDWWKLPGVSEQAWKEISQVIEQNDRYCRGILILGLDAPEEEFKAVFEASKNIPLVKGFAVGRTIFGQPSKQWLANEINDDELIKEVSARYQSLIQLWKSR; encoded by the coding sequence ATGAAAAGTGTAGAAAAAAAACTAGACTTAATCTGTTTAGGGCGTGTAGCTGTCGATTTATATGGACAACAAATCGGTGCTCGTTTAGAAAATATGGGGACATTTTCTAAATATTTAGGTGGTTCATCAGGAAATGTTGCTTATGGAACAGCAATTCAGGGGGTGAAATCATCGATGTTAGCTCGTGTTGGTGATGAGCATATGGGACGCTTTTTAAAAGAGGAATTAGAAAGTGTCGGTGTTGATACCAGTCATTTAATTACTGATAAAGATCGTTTAACTGCATTAGTATTATTGGGTATCAAAGATGAAGATACTTTCCCTCTGATTTTTTATCGTGATAATTGTGCTGATATGGCAATTACCAAAGATGATTTTACAGAAGAGTACATTGCTTCAGCAAAAGCATTAGCGATTACAGGTACACACCTTTCACATCCAAATACCAGAGAAGCGGTTTTAACTGCACTAGAATATGCAGGGCGTAATGGTGTGAAACGCTTATTGGATATTGACTATCGTCCAGTACTATGGGGCTTAACCTCGTTAGGTGATGGTGAAACCCGTTATATTGACTCAGAAGCAGTGACGAAATCTTTACAAGAAGTCTTACATCATTTTGATGTTTTAGTTGGAACAGAAGAAGAATTTCATATTGCAGGTGGTTCAACAGATACCTTAACTGCATTGAAAAATGTACGTAAATTTAGCCAAGCAACCTTAGTATGTAAACGTGGAGCATTAGGTTGCTCAGTATTTGAAGGTGAGTTACCTGATGACCTTGATGGCGGTTTAAACGTTTATGGTGTGAGAGTTGCCGTATTAAATGTTCTGGGGGCAGGTGATGCCTTTATGTCAGGTTTAATTCGTGGTTATATCAATAATGAAGGCTGGGAGCAAAGTTGTCGCTACGCAAATGCGTGCGGTGCATTAGTAGTTTCTCGTCACGGTTGTGCACCAGCAATGCCAACAAAAGAAGAGTTAGATGACTATCTTTCTCGTGCAGAATCTGTACCACGCCCAGATTTAGATGATAAATTAAATCATTTACACCGAGTAACCACTCGCAAAAAACAGTGGGACGATTTATGTATTTTTGCGTTTGATCATCGTAAACAGCTGGTTGATATGGCAAATGAATGTGGTGCAGAATTAACACGTATTCCAAAATTAAAAAAATTACTACTTAAAGCCGCAGAACAAACCGCACAACAAGAGGGTATAAGCAATGGTAATGCGGGAATTCTAGCGGATACCACATTTGGGCAAGCGGCATTAAATGAAATTACAGGTAAAAATTGGTGGATTGGTCGTCCGATTGAAGAGCCATCATCTCGTCCATTAAGTTTAGAACACGGTGATCTTGGTACGCAATTAGCGAGCTGGCCATTAGAACAGGTGGTGAAATGTTTAGCTTTCTATCATCCAACCGATGATGAAGCAATGAAAACCGTACAAGATACTAAACTCAAAGAAGTGTATCAAGCGTGTTGCCACACAGGTCACGAACTATTACTTGAAATTATCCTTCCAGCTGAAATGGAAAAACAAGAGCGATATTATGCACAAATGTTACAACATTTCTATGATATTGGCATTAAACCAGATTGGTGGAAATTACCAGGCGTGTCAGAGCAGGCTTGGAAAGAGATTAGCCAAGTGATTGAGCAAAATGACCGCTATTGTCGTGGTATCTTAATTTTAGGTTTAGATGCCCCAGAAGAAGAATTTAAAGCTGTCTTTGAAGCATCTAAAAATATCCCATTAGTGAAAGGTTTTGCGGTAGGAAGAACCATTTTCGGACAGCCATCAAAACAGTGGTTGGCAAATGAAATTAATGATGATGAGTTGATAAAAGAAGTGTCCGCACGTTATCAAAGCTTAATTCAATTGTGGAAATCTCGTTAA
- a CDS encoding CoA-acylating methylmalonate-semialdehyde dehydrogenase, which yields METVHNFINGKQVASKGTKAWPIYNPATGKQIRQVMMSTPEEVNEAVDVAQAAFPAWAKTSPLRRARIMFKFKTLLEENFDSLARLITEEHGKVYSDSIGELTRGLEVVEFACGIPHLLKGEFSEQAGRGIDIHSTMQPLGVTVGITPFNFPAMVPMWMFPIALACGNTFILKPAKTDPSLSIRLAELLKEAGLPDGVFNVVHGDRHDNEILLREERVKAVSFVGSTTAAAHVHKIGSEFGKRVQALGAAKNHGLVMPDADIEATANALLGAAYGAAGERCMALPIAVTIDDATADKLVAALKPKVEALRHGPGIPKDGEKEMDFGPLITKQHLDNVTGYVDKGVEEGATLVVDGRGKKPQGAEEGFFVGGTLFDNVTEDMVIYKEEIFGPVLGIVRAKGFKNAMRLINDHPFGNGTAIFTSDGGAAREFAYDVQAGMVGINVPIPVPMAFHCFGGWKHSAYGALNVYGPDGVRFYTKMKTVTSRWPNPKVIEDAAFSMPTL from the coding sequence ATGGAAACTGTTCATAATTTTATTAACGGTAAACAGGTTGCAAGTAAAGGTACTAAGGCTTGGCCAATTTATAATCCTGCAACAGGTAAACAAATTCGTCAGGTTATGATGAGCACCCCTGAAGAAGTAAATGAGGCAGTGGATGTTGCACAGGCTGCATTTCCTGCTTGGGCAAAAACTTCGCCATTACGTCGTGCAAGAATTATGTTTAAATTCAAAACTCTTTTGGAAGAAAACTTTGATTCTTTAGCTCGTTTAATTACAGAAGAACACGGTAAAGTTTATTCAGATTCTATTGGAGAATTAACGCGTGGTTTAGAAGTTGTTGAGTTTGCTTGTGGTATTCCTCATTTACTTAAAGGTGAATTTTCAGAGCAAGCAGGACGAGGTATTGATATTCATTCAACAATGCAACCATTAGGGGTAACAGTTGGAATTACACCATTTAACTTTCCTGCAATGGTACCAATGTGGATGTTCCCAATAGCATTAGCTTGTGGTAATACCTTTATTTTAAAACCAGCCAAAACAGATCCTTCTTTATCTATTCGTCTAGCAGAATTATTAAAAGAAGCAGGTTTGCCAGATGGTGTGTTTAATGTTGTTCACGGTGATCGTCACGATAATGAAATTTTACTTCGTGAAGAGCGTGTAAAAGCCGTGAGCTTTGTAGGTTCAACTACGGCAGCGGCTCACGTTCATAAAATAGGTTCTGAATTTGGTAAACGTGTTCAAGCATTAGGTGCGGCGAAAAACCATGGCTTGGTTATGCCAGATGCAGATATTGAAGCAACAGCAAATGCGTTATTAGGTGCAGCTTATGGTGCAGCTGGGGAACGCTGTATGGCTCTTCCTATCGCAGTCACTATTGATGATGCGACAGCAGATAAATTAGTTGCGGCATTAAAACCAAAAGTAGAAGCACTTCGTCACGGTCCTGGTATTCCAAAAGATGGCGAAAAAGAGATGGATTTTGGTCCGTTGATTACCAAACAGCATTTAGATAATGTAACAGGTTATGTTGATAAAGGTGTGGAAGAGGGTGCAACACTGGTAGTTGATGGTCGTGGTAAAAAACCACAAGGTGCAGAAGAGGGCTTCTTTGTCGGCGGGACATTATTTGATAATGTAACAGAAGATATGGTTATTTATAAAGAAGAAATCTTTGGTCCTGTACTCGGTATTGTTCGTGCAAAAGGCTTTAAAAATGCAATGCGTTTAATCAATGATCACCCATTTGGTAATGGAACAGCAATTTTCACTTCTGATGGTGGTGCAGCGCGTGAGTTTGCTTACGATGTTCAAGCGGGAATGGTGGGAATTAACGTTCCAATTCCAGTACCTATGGCATTCCACTGTTTTGGCGGTTGGAAACATTCTGCTTATGGTGCATTAAATGTATATGGCCCAGATGGTGTACGCTTCTATACTAAGATGAAAACTGTAACAAGCCGTTGGCCAAATCCAAAAGTAATTGAGGATGCAGCCTTCTCTATGCCAACACTTTAA
- a CDS encoding MurR/RpiR family transcriptional regulator, with protein sequence MQESSEFINLQNEIRLRYDTLSKRLKQVAEYVLDNQNSIVFETVAVIAEKANVPPSTLIRFANAFGFSGFNEMKQVFREGVVGYTVNYTERLSIHRQLESEDKEKTETALDVLNVYSKANTQSLYQLAHHTSLEQLNKAVDILDGANNIFIVGLKRSFSIACYLNYALHHLNCRSFIIDGLGGMFDEQCNQIQDGDVVIAISFSPYAEEAIEIMNVTAKKGIKQIAITDSQISPILAFSDVSFVVKEAQVHGFRSQCATITLAQTLALSLGLKRST encoded by the coding sequence ATGCAGGAATCATCAGAATTTATAAATTTACAAAACGAAATTAGACTACGTTATGACACATTAAGTAAACGTTTAAAACAAGTGGCGGAATATGTGTTAGATAATCAGAATAGTATTGTTTTTGAAACTGTTGCTGTTATTGCTGAAAAAGCAAACGTACCACCTTCAACACTTATTCGTTTCGCAAACGCATTTGGCTTTTCGGGTTTTAACGAAATGAAACAAGTATTTCGTGAAGGAGTGGTAGGTTATACTGTAAATTATACGGAACGCTTGAGTATTCATCGTCAGCTTGAAAGCGAAGACAAAGAAAAAACAGAAACTGCACTAGATGTTTTAAACGTTTATTCCAAAGCTAATACACAATCTCTTTATCAACTTGCTCATCACACTTCATTAGAACAATTAAATAAAGCTGTTGATATTCTTGATGGAGCAAATAATATTTTTATTGTGGGATTAAAACGCTCCTTTAGTATAGCGTGCTATTTAAATTATGCATTACATCATTTAAATTGTCGCTCATTTATTATTGATGGTTTAGGTGGAATGTTTGATGAACAATGTAATCAAATACAAGATGGTGATGTTGTTATTGCCATTAGCTTTTCTCCTTATGCTGAAGAAGCTATTGAAATAATGAATGTAACCGCTAAAAAAGGGATAAAACAGATTGCGATTACAGATAGTCAGATCAGTCCGATTTTAGCCTTCAGTGATGTTTCTTTTGTGGTAAAAGAAGCACAAGTTCATGGTTTTCGCTCTCAGTGTGCCACAATAACGCTTGCTCAAACATTAGCACTTTCTTTAGGTTTAAAGCGATCTACCTAA